A single Pedobacter sp. PACM 27299 DNA region contains:
- a CDS encoding PAS domain-containing sensor histidine kinase gives MEQLVELPAALLKTYESLPGLYLVLSPELVVLTASDDYLAAQALTREDLKGKDVFEPGLLPVLHHIIETSKSYQLPILRTELPDPNLKDHIVSRYWDTTYTPFFDENGIMQYIIQYSYDVTNFVSAGKKVEQHEKEIGASEKHLEYLLNSMPQQVWTATATGIISYVNEICCRDFGKTKEELRGEGWQSFVHPDDLPICIRAWSYALSQNSEYSVQFRLRMADGQYKWHLGKAIPLIESGELKMWMGTNTNIDIQKSNEQRKDEFLAIASHELKTPLTSIKAFNQLMKRSKDPEKLQGFVEKSASQIIRLEQLITDLLDVTKINSGNMVFEKDAFQFSEIIATAVQTVQAMSPDHELLLENSIDVSYHGDRLRIEQVLMNFLTNAVKYSPNGGKVIISVEIQSDNIVVSVQDFGIGIAEFEMQRLFERYYRVDNEDLRYEGLGLGLFICSEILKAHHGSFWLESKLEVGSTFYFRLPLKQHAAVPHGDDGYVKSQWMYDDLKQQP, from the coding sequence ATGGAACAATTAGTTGAACTGCCTGCTGCCCTTTTAAAAACTTATGAAAGCCTGCCTGGTCTTTATTTAGTACTGTCTCCAGAATTGGTGGTACTTACTGCCAGTGATGATTATTTAGCAGCACAGGCGCTGACAAGGGAGGATCTGAAGGGTAAAGATGTATTTGAACCTGGTCTTTTGCCGGTACTTCATCATATTATAGAGACATCTAAGTCCTATCAATTGCCCATTTTGAGAACAGAGCTGCCGGATCCTAATCTTAAAGACCATATCGTTTCAAGATATTGGGATACTACATATACGCCATTTTTCGATGAAAATGGCATCATGCAGTACATTATTCAGTACAGTTATGATGTGACCAATTTTGTTTCTGCAGGGAAAAAGGTAGAACAGCATGAAAAAGAGATTGGTGCCAGTGAAAAACACCTGGAATATTTGCTGAATTCTATGCCCCAACAGGTCTGGACTGCTACTGCAACGGGAATCATCAGTTATGTGAATGAGATTTGCTGCCGGGATTTTGGAAAAACAAAAGAAGAATTGAGAGGAGAAGGATGGCAATCATTTGTACACCCAGACGATCTTCCGATTTGTATCAGAGCCTGGAGTTATGCCTTGAGTCAAAATTCTGAATACAGTGTGCAATTTCGGCTTAGAATGGCCGATGGGCAATATAAATGGCATTTGGGAAAAGCCATTCCATTGATAGAAAGTGGTGAATTGAAAATGTGGATGGGAACCAATACAAATATTGACATTCAGAAATCAAATGAGCAGCGTAAGGATGAGTTTCTGGCAATTGCCAGTCATGAGTTAAAAACTCCATTAACTTCTATAAAGGCCTTTAATCAGTTGATGAAAAGGTCTAAGGACCCTGAAAAACTACAGGGATTTGTAGAGAAGTCAGCCAGTCAGATCATTCGTTTGGAGCAGTTGATTACTGATTTATTAGATGTAACGAAGATCAATTCTGGAAACATGGTCTTTGAGAAAGACGCGTTCCAGTTTAGTGAAATTATAGCAACAGCAGTTCAAACTGTTCAGGCAATGTCGCCAGATCATGAATTGCTATTGGAAAACAGCATAGATGTTTCCTATCATGGAGATCGGTTGAGGATTGAACAGGTTTTAATGAACTTTTTAACCAATGCGGTGAAGTACTCGCCAAATGGAGGAAAAGTGATCATTAGTGTTGAAATTCAGTCAGACAATATTGTCGTTTCCGTGCAGGATTTTGGGATAGGTATTGCCGAATTCGAAATGCAGCGGTTATTTGAACGGTACTACCGTGTGGATAATGAGGATTTACGTTATGAAGGACTGGGCTTAGGTCTTTTCATTTGTTCAGAAATCTTGAAAGCCCATCATGGTAGCTTTTGGTTGGAAAGTAAGCTAGAGGTCGGTTCTACTTTTTATTTCAGGCTTCCTCTAAAACAGCATGCAGCAGTACCACATGGTGATGATGGCTATGTTAAAAGCCAATGGATGTACGATGATCTTAAACAACAACCTTGA